The Pseudomonas fluorescens nucleotide sequence GCCGAAAGAAAACGCTCGGCCATTGCCAGCAAAGAAGTGTCGTTCATTAGAAAAAACTCTCAGGCCATTGAGAACATGCACACAGTCTGGCAAATGTCCATATAGATCCATTTGTTATATATCTGTATTGTGCGCGGAACTTCTACCGGTTACTTGAGCTCAAAGGAACAAGTAACTTATTCCACAAGGAGAAACACCCCATGCGTAAACCTTTTGCTTTTGCCGTTATGCTCGCCGCTGCTCTGGGCCTGGCCGCTTGCGATAAAGCCAGCGAAAACAAAGCCCAAGATGCTCAACAACACGCCGAGCAAGCCCAAGAGAAGATGGGTGAAGCTCAGGATAAAGTGAACGAGGCAGCGAAAGAAAACGCCGAAGCCGCCAAAGATCAGGCCGAAGCGCAACAAAAAGCCGCTGAAGAAGCTGCGAAAGAAGCCGCTCCAGCTGCACCAGCTGCTCCTGCCGAGCCTGCCAAGTAAGCACGCCCGCTGGAATAAAAAAAACCCGACGCTGTCGGGTTTTTTTATGCCTGTGGAATCGGATTAAACGATTCAGTCCATGACCGTCAGGCGAGGTTCTCTTTGGCCGGCTCCGACGCTGGCGCTTCGGTCGGGGTATAGACCATCACATCGAGCACATCGGAGTGGAATTCCCGGCGATAAAGCACCAACACTACCCCGGTACTCATCAACATGAACAACCAGGGGCTGATAAACCAGCAGAGCATGGCCATGCCAAAGTAATAGGAACGCAGGCCAAAGTTGAACTGGTTGGCCGCCAGGGAAATAACCTTGGCCGCTCTATGGGCAAATGCCTTGCGCTCAAGTTCACTGACGTGGCGCTCGCCGATCATCGGCGCCGAGCCCACCAACACCGCCGCGAAGTTGTATTGACGCATGCACCAGCTGAAGGTGAAGAAGGCATACACAAACACCATCGCCAGGCACAGCAACTTGATTTCCGACATGCCCTGGGATGCCTGCTGCACCAACGGCAGGTCCGCCAGCAACGACACCGCACGGTCCGAAGCGCCGAGCACGGTGAGAATGCCGGCAAGGATGATCAGGGTGCTGGAGGCAAAGAACGAGGCGTTGCGCTCCAGGTTGCCGATCACGCTGGCATCGGCGATGCGGTTGTCGCGCAGCAGCATGCGGCGCATCCAGTCTTCGCGGTACAGGTGCATCACGCTGGCCAGGCACGCGGTATCGCGGCCCTTCCAGGTGGCGTAACGGGTATAACCGCCCCAGCAGACGACAAACCAGCAGGCGGCCAGCAGGTGGATCAGATTGCTTTGAATGAAGCTCATGCAAGGTCCTGATAGAAGTTTCGAGCACAATAAAGCCCATTGACCGGCTTTCGACGCTTTACCGCAGAAAAAGACACGTCTGCCCTTAAGAAACGAAAAAGCCCCGCATCCTTTCGGACACGGGGCTCGGAATCTGCCGTGACGGTCACCCTGTTGGCTTGTGGCCGGCGTCCGTCACCTGGCCAATTCTCAGGCCAGCACTTCGCGTGGCTTGCCCAGCATGCGGTCACACAGCACCGCAACGCCCAGGGTAACCACCGAAGGCACCAGCCAGGCCAGGCCCTGCTCGCTCAGCGGCAGGTGGGCCAGGATTTCTGGCAGCTCATTGGCCAGGGCGGTGCCCTTGATGGCATCGATCATGCCGAACAGCAGCGACACCAGCATCACCGGCGCCAGAATGCGCACCTCGGAGTTCCACAGCTCTTTGCAGAAGCTCAGGCCCACGACCACGATG carries:
- a CDS encoding DUF599 domain-containing protein, whose product is MSFIQSNLIHLLAACWFVVCWGGYTRYATWKGRDTACLASVMHLYREDWMRRMLLRDNRIADASVIGNLERNASFFASSTLIILAGILTVLGASDRAVSLLADLPLVQQASQGMSEIKLLCLAMVFVYAFFTFSWCMRQYNFAAVLVGSAPMIGERHVSELERKAFAHRAAKVISLAANQFNFGLRSYYFGMAMLCWFISPWLFMLMSTGVVLVLYRREFHSDVLDVMVYTPTEAPASEPAKENLA